TCCAAGCACATTCACTGTGACGTCAACTACGCCTGGCCGACGGCCGAAATCGCCGTCATGGGCGCCAGAGGGGCCGCTGAAATCATTTACCGCCGGGAGATCATGACGGCGGAAGACCCCCAGCGCCTGATCAACGAAAAGATGGAGCATTACCGGAAGCGTTTCATCAATCCTTTCCTGGCGGCCAAGCGGGGATACATCGATGACGTGATTTTCCCCCGCGAGACTCGCCACCGCTTGATTCGCACCCTGCAGGTGCTGGAAGGAAAGGAAAGCAGACTTCCGGATCGTAAACACGGCAACATCCCCTTATGAGGTCATGATGTTTAAAAAAGTATTGATCGCCAACCGCGGTGAAATCGCCGTTCGTGTCATCCGCACCCTCAAGCGCCTGGGGATTGCCTCCGCGGTCGTCTATTCCGACGCGGACCGGCGCAGCCTCCATGTGCAATACGCGGATGAAGCGGTTTGTATCGGGCCCGCCCCCGCCCGGGAATCTTACCTGAATATCGACAAGGTCATCCAGGCCGCTCTGTTCGCCGGCTGCGAGGCCGTTCATCCCGGCTACGGCTTTCTTTCCGAGAATGCCGGCTTTGCCGACGCCGTATCGGCCGCCGGTCTGACCTTTATCGGGCCTCCGGCCGGGGCCATTGCCATGATGGGGGACAAGATCGCCGCCAAGGAACTGGCCGTCAGTGCAGGTGTCCCGGTGATACCCGGATATGACCGGGCCATAAAGGACCTGGATGAGGCGCTGGCGGCCGCCGCCGGCATCGGCTATCCGGTCCTGCTCAAACCCGCCGCCGGCGGGGGCGGGAAGGGCATGCGGATCGTCAGCGGCCCCGGAGAGATGGAAGCCGCCTTGTCCGTCAGCCGGAAGGAAGCCGGCAAGTCCTTCGGGGAAAGCACCGTCTTCCTGGAACGATATATCGAAAAACCCCGTCACGTTGAAATCCAGATTCTGGCCGACGCCCATGGCCATATCGTTCACCTGGGCGAAAGGGAATGCTCCATTCAACGGCGATATCAGAAAGTGATTGAAGAGTCTCCCTCGCCGGCGGTTTCCGAAGCGTTGAGGCGGCGCATGGGAGAGGCGGCCCGCAGCCTGGCGAAAAAGGCCGGGTACATTAACGCCGGGACCCTTGAATTCATCCTGGACGCCGGCGGCGATTTCTATTTTCTGGAGATGAACACCCGGCTCCAGGTTGAGCATCCCGTGACCGAACTGGTCAACGGCATTGATCTGGTGGAGATGCAGGTGCGGATCGCATCCGGAGAAGCACTGCCCTTTAAACAGGAGGAAGTCCGGATGCAGGGCTGGGCCATGGAAGCCCGGATCTGCGCCGAGGACCCGGCCAGGGGCTTTATGCCGTCAACCGGCATGGTCACCCGCTATGCCGAGCCCCGGGGGAAGAAAATCCGGGTGGACAGCGGCGTCGACACCGGCAGTCACATCAGTATTTATTACGATTCGATGATGGCCAAGGTGATCTGCCACGGCCAGGATCGGGAAGAGGCGCGCACGGCGCTGATCGAAGCCCTGAACGGCTATCATATTGAGGGGTTCGCCACCAACGTCGATTTTGTCAACAGCGTCCTGTGCCATCCGGAATTCGCCCAGGGTCATCTGCATACCGGCTTCATTGACGCGCATTTTGACGGCAGCACTCCGAAACGGCGGCCGGAGCCGGAGCATTTAAACCTCATGGCGCTGGCGGCCACCCTGATCTACCATGTCAGGAACGTCGCCGTCCGTGAGTCTCTGCGGCCCATGGTTTCAAGAATCGGCCGCCAGAAAGATCGTGGCCAAATTCATTCCTACCGGGTCAGGTCCCTGGATGACGCTTTCCGGATCGAGCTCAACGGCTCCCTTGAGGATCGGCACTGGGAGATTACCGTCAACGAAAAAACATACCTGGTTAAAACACCCGAGTTCCAGTTTTATCGCCGGCGGCTGGCCCTTGAGATTGACGGCCAGATCCATCGGTTCAGACTGCGGGCCGAGCAGTCCTTTTTCTTCGCCTCTTTCAACGGCATCACCCGGCTGTTTGAGATGTATAATCCCAGGGAATGGGATTTGATCAGATACATGCCGAAACGGAGCGAGAAGATCGCCGATGACGCGCTTGTCTGCCCCATGCCGGGCCTGGTGGTGGATGTCCGGGCGGCTAAAGGCGACCGTGTCTTCAGAGGGCAGACGCTGGTCGTCCTGGAATCCATGAAAATGGAAAGCGGCGTGGCTTCTCCCATCGACGGCGTAATCGCCGAAATCCTGGTCGAGGCGGGCCAGGCCGTCGAGGCCCAGCAGGTCATGATCCGGTTCCAGAAAAACGGCCCGGCCTGATATCCTTTATCCCTCGATTCCGCAGCCAACGTTTTTCTTTTGATGCGCGTCATCGGATTCCTGTAAACCGGTGCGGCATCTTTTAATAAGAAAATAGGACACGGCGATTGCAAGAATTAGGGAAGCGGTTCCCAAAACGGCCAACGGTTCGTAATCTTTAACATCAAGAATGATCACTTTCCGGGCAATCGCGATCAAGGCAACCTCGAGGACGATTTCGGAATGGATGACATTTTCCGCCAGATAGGCTTTGATGGTTTCCAGGAGTTCCAGGCCGATCAGTATGATCAAAAAGAAACCGAAAATGTCAAACAACTGATCTATCCCAAGCCAGTATCGGGGGGGAGAAAAAATGTCCTTGATGATCAGCACGCCGAGTTCGACGGTTGATATCAGAATCACCAGGGCCATCATGCCGATCAGGGGAAAAATGATGATCTTTTCAAAATTTTTTAACATGATAGGGGTTTCCTTTTCAGCGGAGGTTGCTAAAAATATATTTTAAATCATATATTTTTAAAATAGCATTTTCTAGATGGTGATAACTTTTTTTGGGAAAGGAGGAAGCCGGATGAAATGGAAAACACAAGATGGTGGCTGGAGTCCATATTTAGCCGGGGCCCTGTTAGGTCTGCTGGCAATCGCCTCCGTTTATGCCACCACTCAACTGCTCGGGAAAACGAACTACCTGGGCGCGTCGACCACCTTTGTCCGGGCGGCCGGCCTTTTGGAAAAAATGATCTCAGCCGAATATGTCCAGGCCAATGCGTACTTTATCAAGGAGAAGATCCGTGTGGACTGGCAATTCATGCTGGTGGCCGGTATTTTTATCGGCGCGCTGATTTCTTCTCTTACGGATAAAAGCTTTAAACTTGAGCCCGTGCCGCCGATGTGGGAGAAACGATTCGGTCCGTCCGTGGGGAAGAGGGCGGTCGGCGCGTTTCTGGGCGGCGTCGTCGCCATGATTGGCGCCCGTCTGGCGGACGGGTGTCCCAGCGGACACGGCTTAAGCGGCATGATGCAGCTTTCGGTCAGCGCGTTTCCGGCACTGGCCCTGTTTTTCGGCGTCGGCGTTATCGCGGCCCATCTCGTATATAAAAGGAGGTCCTCATGACGAATGAACAATTGTTGGGT
Above is a genomic segment from Thermodesulfobacteriota bacterium containing:
- a CDS encoding phosphate-starvation-inducible PsiE family protein, coding for MLKNFEKIIIFPLIGMMALVILISTVELGVLIIKDIFSPPRYWLGIDQLFDIFGFFLIILIGLELLETIKAYLAENVIHSEIVLEVALIAIARKVIILDVKDYEPLAVLGTASLILAIAVSYFLIKRCRTGLQESDDAHQKKNVGCGIEG
- a CDS encoding acetyl-CoA carboxylase biotin carboxylase subunit, whose amino-acid sequence is MMFKKVLIANRGEIAVRVIRTLKRLGIASAVVYSDADRRSLHVQYADEAVCIGPAPARESYLNIDKVIQAALFAGCEAVHPGYGFLSENAGFADAVSAAGLTFIGPPAGAIAMMGDKIAAKELAVSAGVPVIPGYDRAIKDLDEALAAAAGIGYPVLLKPAAGGGGKGMRIVSGPGEMEAALSVSRKEAGKSFGESTVFLERYIEKPRHVEIQILADAHGHIVHLGERECSIQRRYQKVIEESPSPAVSEALRRRMGEAARSLAKKAGYINAGTLEFILDAGGDFYFLEMNTRLQVEHPVTELVNGIDLVEMQVRIASGEALPFKQEEVRMQGWAMEARICAEDPARGFMPSTGMVTRYAEPRGKKIRVDSGVDTGSHISIYYDSMMAKVICHGQDREEARTALIEALNGYHIEGFATNVDFVNSVLCHPEFAQGHLHTGFIDAHFDGSTPKRRPEPEHLNLMALAATLIYHVRNVAVRESLRPMVSRIGRQKDRGQIHSYRVRSLDDAFRIELNGSLEDRHWEITVNEKTYLVKTPEFQFYRRRLALEIDGQIHRFRLRAEQSFFFASFNGITRLFEMYNPREWDLIRYMPKRSEKIADDALVCPMPGLVVDVRAAKGDRVFRGQTLVVLESMKMESGVASPIDGVIAEILVEAGQAVEAQQVMIRFQKNGPA
- a CDS encoding YeeE/YedE thiosulfate transporter family protein translates to MKWKTQDGGWSPYLAGALLGLLAIASVYATTQLLGKTNYLGASTTFVRAAGLLEKMISAEYVQANAYFIKEKIRVDWQFMLVAGIFIGALISSLTDKSFKLEPVPPMWEKRFGPSVGKRAVGAFLGGVVAMIGARLADGCPSGHGLSGMMQLSVSAFPALALFFGVGVIAAHLVYKRRSS